A genomic window from Candidatus Binatus sp. includes:
- a CDS encoding SDR family oxidoreductase, with protein sequence MSESDWDDVIDVHLKGHFSTVRFAAPIFREQKSGVIVNTASESGLGHLGQSSYSAAKEGIVGFTRTIARDLGRHNVRCNAIRPRAATRLFNEEALQAMQRTRSMLGNIGVPGAVSNPLDDKPEHVAPLVVWLCTDAASNVNGRTFVVGGDMIGLYPEPAPERVIVREGGWDLDALDRVAGSQLTNGLRNEFGGSK encoded by the coding sequence ATGAGCGAAAGCGACTGGGACGACGTGATCGATGTCCATCTGAAAGGGCACTTCAGCACGGTTCGTTTTGCGGCGCCGATTTTCCGCGAGCAGAAGAGCGGCGTGATCGTGAACACCGCGTCGGAGTCGGGGCTGGGACATCTCGGGCAATCGAGTTACTCGGCGGCCAAGGAGGGCATCGTCGGATTCACTCGCACGATCGCGCGCGACCTTGGACGCCATAACGTGCGATGCAACGCGATCAGGCCGCGCGCCGCCACGCGCCTTTTCAATGAGGAGGCGCTGCAGGCGATGCAGCGCACGCGCAGTATGCTCGGCAACATCGGGGTGCCCGGTGCGGTCTCGAATCCGCTCGACGACAAGCCCGAGCACGTCGCGCCGCTGGTCGTCTGGCTATGTACCGATGCCGCTTCGAATGTGAACGGCCGAACTTTCGTGGTCGGTGGCGACATGATCGGACTTTATCCGGAACCTGCGCCTGAGCGCGTGATCGTTCGCGAAGGTGGATGGGATCTCGACGCGCTCGATCGCGTCGCCGGTAGTCAACTGACTAATGGACTGCGTAATGAGTTTGGCGGCTCGAAGTGA